The Natrinema amylolyticum genome includes the window CGCTCGGCCTGATCGACCAGTACCGCGACGACTACGAGACCGTCGACGTCCTCGAGTCGCTCGACGAGTTCCGGGCGGCGCTCAACGAGGAGAGCGGCTGGGAGACTATCCCACAGACGTTCGTCGACGGCGAGTTCGTCGGCGGCTCCGACATTCTCGAGGAACTCGAGGAACGCGACGAACTCGAAGCGAAACTCACCGACGAATAGTCGTCGCGACTGCGACATTAATTTATCTTCGTTGATATTTCACGGATTTAATAGCAGGTCATATAAGTCACGCGCTCGTACTAACGGATCACGACTATCGCCGTACACACCTTCCCACAATGTCAACAGAGGAATCCAGACACGTTTATCGGCTGCATTCGACGCTCGAACTGCCCCTCGAAGACCTTCGCGACCACATCGATGATGCGACCTTCCCCGAGGGAATCACCGACGTCGAGATCACACGGCGAAACAATACGTTGATCCTCAAAGCCGTCGCCGAGGATCAGTCAGTTAGCAAGTATACGCCGACGGCACAGCTCAAGGCCAGCGTTACCGAAAACCGGGTCTACG containing:
- a CDS encoding glutaredoxin family protein, producing the protein MEFPPNQGLDQEEVNEQVTEAIEENEVVLFMKGTELMPQCGYSRKALGLIDQYRDDYETVDVLESLDEFRAALNEESGWETIPQTFVDGEFVGGSDILEELEERDELEAKLTDE